One region of Cheilinus undulatus linkage group 4, ASM1832078v1, whole genome shotgun sequence genomic DNA includes:
- the LOC121508004 gene encoding bromodomain-containing protein 4-like isoform X1, which produces MGDGLEAGSSQNPPSPQPPLPFNPPPPETWNPSRPKRQTNQLQFLLKEVLKTLWKHNFAWPFQTPVDAVKLNLPDYYKIIKTPMDMGTIKKRLENNYYWNAQECIQDFNTMFTNCYIYNKPGDDIVLMAKTLEKVFLHKITEMPQEEKEIAVVSKGRRGGRREAALISKSDSGQDSSSPSTTPHTRGFSSPATTPQSRTVPAAPGPPALTQPLAQPMTQPMTQPMTQPMTQPMTQPMTQPMTQPMTQPMTQPMTQPMTQSMTQPLAQVQPPRVPPTPASHAPHLGPSFPLSTPDVLAQGMTSVIPPASHPGLHQAPMLQSSPALVKQRKSQKRKADTTTPTANDQLSESSPVSAEMRPRRESSRPSKQPKKEASQPDSQHHLGGTLETAGTVMQKRQDQLRFCARLVKEMLSKKHVAYAWPFYKPVDAKALGLHDYHDIIKHPMDLSTIKKKLDSRQYRDAQEFAADVRLMFSNCYKYNPPDHDVVNMARKLQDVFEMRFAKMPDEPEEPVPVPTPSTALHPAPSTRQAPPPSAASEDDSSSSSESESSAGDSEHERQQRLAELQEQLKAVHEQLAALSQPQASKPKKKEKKKEKHKKKMTADEPLESSPLQTSKKNKSSKEPLVAKKERKKAGKKEGVKNSRPAVPAPPGPTPLVPSAALEAEDDVDVFGAGSTDRSKPMSYEEKRQLSLDINKLPGDKLGRVVHIIQTREPSLKNSNPDEIEIDFETLKPSTLRELEKYVSSCLKKKKKPSAEKPSEMTNMTKLKTESSSSGSSDSSDSEDSENAGLVPKQQKKNSTNKDTKRPPHQALNSGAGPVAPQPQIQPQAAQAKPPFVPPPPVSVPVPSLDSQLLSPGFDPLAHFMNPHMTQSNAEPNTNITPAGAPVMTGPLNTNAPTNQTPAETHPFLNQHPIIPSPGVYAAKTTIHNALPQQPSRPSNRAAPLPPKISQPPPSTLPSLPPSSSPHLQPSLPLSLPQPVPRPRVPSPPSHGILGTLSAQPPQALLEDDEEPTPPSSEIPPLSQVHTFLQSLQSRPSAQTSHTLTHSPVQSASQLMQSMNSQAVPTSSPALTQRHGSGHSHMRQPFPHTNTSTQQQKGVALQQKVHQMQQHQQQLSPRSKAEPFVAGLRESPSPLMMHSPQMPQFHTMGQQSPLQTKKHEQRSNLVGVKDEKPSQSPVLPPSPFSPVMRQDAHKTDIKHRLDSKSLDNSRASSRLTDSPLPPHSQQEMKIKQEPKTPIAAKKTQDVKLKNMGSWASLAQRSQSTPASSVRSSSDSFEQFKRAAKEKEERERLLKAQAEQARREQEKLRRDDDDTMEHARRAHEDTRRRQEQQSPLAPTPPASTPPTHSPQALPPPQQAPTPPSSASQNALDQRELARRREQERRRREAVDTIDINFQSDLMAIFEENLF; this is translated from the exons ATGGGAGACGGACTGGAGGCAGGCAGCAGCCAGAACCCTCCCTCTCCCCAACCCCCCTTACCCTTCAACCCCCCACCTCCTGAAACATGGAACCCCTCTAGACCCAAACGACAGACCAACCAGTTACAG TTCCTGCTCAAAGAAGTGTTGAAGACTTTATGGAAACACAACTTTGCATGGCCCTTCCAGACTCCTGTAGACGCCGTGAAACTCAATTTGCCT GACTACTACAAGATCATCAAGACCCCAATGGACATGGGCACAATAAAAAAACGACTAGAAAACAACTACTACTGGAACGCCCAGGAGTGCATCCAAGACTTCAACACAATGTTCACAAACTGCTACATCTACAACAAG CCAGGGGATGACATCGTTCTGATGGCCAAAACCTTGGAGAAAGTCTTCCTCCATAAGATCACAGAGATGCcacaggaggagaaggagatcGCCGTGGTCAGCAAGGGACGCCGAGGGGGCCGACGGGAGGCGG CTCTGATATCCAAGTCTGATTCAGGACAAGATTCATCTTCACCTTCCACCACCCCCCACACGCGAGGCTTCTCGTCCCCTGCAACAACCCCACAGAGCCGCACTGTACCTGCTGCTCCAGGCCCTCCTGCCCTGACCCAGCCCCTGGCCCAGCCCATGACCCAGCCCATGACCCAGCCCATGACCCAGCCCATGACCCAGCCCATGACCCAGCCCATGACCCAGCCCATGACCCAGCCCATGACCCAGCCCATGACACAACCCATGACACAACCCATGACCCAGTCCATGACACAGCCCCTGGCCCAAGTTCAGCCCCCACGCGTGCCTCCTACACCTGCCTCCCATGCACCCCATCTAGGACCCTCTTTTCCCCTCTCCACCCCTGACGTCCTGGCACAAGGAATGACGTCTGTTATCCCTCCGGCCTCACACCCAGGCCTCCATCAGGCCCCGATGCTGCAGAGCTCCCCTGCACTCGTTAAG CAAAGGAAGAGCCAGAAGAGGAAAGCTGACACCACCACACCCACGGCAAACGACCAACTTAGCGAATCATCTCCTGTCTCAGCTGAGATGCGGCCACGCAGAGAGAGCAGTCGCCCATCCAAACAACCCAAAAAAGAAGCATCACAGCCAGACTCACAGCACCATTTAGGTGGCACCTTGGAGACTGCAGGGACAGTGATGCAGAAACGTCAGGATCAGCTGCGTTTCTGCGCACGCCTGGTCAAAGAGATGCTTTCCAAGAAGCACGTAGCATACGCCTGGCCTTTCTATAAGCCCGTGGATGCTAAAGCTCTGGGTCTCCACGACtaccatgacatcatcaaacaCCCAATGGACCTTAGCACTATCAAG AAAAAGTTGGACAGCAGACAGTACAGAGATGCTCAAGAATTTGCAGCAGACGTCCGGTTGATGTTCTCCAACTGTTACAAGTACAATCCTCCTGACCATGACGTGGTCAACATGGCACGCAAACTACAG GATGTGTTTGAGATGCGTTTTGCCAAAATGCCTGATGAACCAGAGGAGCCCGTCCCTGTTCCCACCCCATCAACGGCCCTCCACCCTGCCCCCTCCACTCGACAAGCCCCGCCTCCTTCTGCTGCTTCTGAGGACGACAGCTCCAGTTCCTCTGAATCGGAGTCCTCGGCAGGAGACTCAGAGCACGAAAGACAGCAGCGATTGGCTGAGTTACAGGAACAG CTTAAAGCTGTACACGAGCAGCTGGCAGCACTTTCCCAACCCCAAGCCAGTAAACccaaaaagaaagagaagaagaaagaaaagcacAAGAAGAAGATGACAGCAGATGAGCCTTTGGAAAGCTCTCCTCTTCAGACttctaagaaaaacaaaagtagcAAAGAGCCATTAGTTGCAAAGAAGGAACGGAAAAAAGCTGG GAAGAAAGAAGGAGTCAAAAATAGCCGCCCAGCTGTGCCTGCTCCGCCTGGACCGACCCCTCTCGTGCCCTCAGCTGCTCTGGAGGCAGAGGATGACGTAG ATGTTTTCGGGGCAGGGTCTACAGACAGGAGCAAGCCGATGTCGTACGAGGAAAAACGCCAACTGAGCCTGGACATCAACAAGCTGCCCGGTGACAAACTGGGCCGCGTCGTGCACATAATCCAGACACGTGAGCCATCACTGAAGAACTCCAACCCCGACGAAATAGAGATAGACTTTGAGACGCTGAAGCCTTCTACGCTGAGAGAGCTGGAGAAATATGTCTCCAGCTgtctgaagaagaagaagaaaccgTCAG cAGAGAAGCCTTCAGAAATGACAAACATGACGAAATTAAAGACAGAATCCTCATCTTCTGGCAGCAGCGACTCCTCTGATAGTGAAGACTCTGAGAATG CAGGGCTGGTTCCcaagcagcagaagaagaactCGACTAACAAAGACACCAAAAGACCGCCCCACCAGGCACTCAATAGCGGAGCAGGCCCGGTCGCTCCTCAACCTCAGATTCAGCCTCAGGCGGCCCAGGCCAAACCACCATTTGTCCCGCCTCCCCCGGTCTCTGTCCCTGTCCCGTCACTGGACTCCCAGCTGCTGAGTCCTGGATTTGACCCTCTGGCTCACTTCATGAACCCTCACATGACGCAGTCGAACGCAGAGCCAAACACAAACATTACCCCTGCTGGTGCCCCTGTCATGACCGGCCCCCTCAACACAAACGCGCCAACAAACCAGACGCCCGCTGAGACGCACCCTTTCCTCAACCAGCATCCCATCATACCTTCCCCAGGTGTGTACGCTGCAAAAACAA CGATCCACAACGCTCTGCCCCAACAACCGTCAAGACCCAGCAACCGAGCAGCGCCACTTCCTCCTAAAATCTCCCAGCCTCCCCCATCCACACTCCCCTCTCTGCCTCCCTCATCCTCACCCCACCTTCAGCCCTCGCTTCCACTTTCACTGCCCCAGCCTGTCCCCCGCCCCCGCGTCCCGTCACCCCCTTCGCACGGCATCTTGGGTACCCTTTCCGCACAACCGCCCCAAGCTCTGCTGGAGGACGATGAGGAACCAACGCCCCCTAGTTCTGAAATCCCGCCCCTCAGTCAGGTTCACACCTTCCTGCAGTCGCTCCAGTCTCGACCCTCGGCACAGACGtcacacacgctcacacattCGCCCGTTCAGAGCGCCTCTCAGCTCATGCAGTCGATGAACTCACAGGCTGTGCCCACTTCAAGCCCCGCCCTGACACAGAGACACGGCTCGGGCCACTCTCACATGAGACAGCCGTTCCCACATACGAACACTTCAACGCAGCAGCAGAAGGGGGTCGCCCTGCAGCAGAAGGTGCATCAGATGCAGCAACACCAACAGCAGCTGTCACCACGCAGCAAAGCTGAGCCTTTTGTAGCCG GTCTGCGTGAGAGCCCGTCTCCCCTCATGATGCACTCTCCTCAGATGCCTCAGTTCCACACAATGGGACAGCAGTCGCCCTTGCAGACCAAGAAACAT GAGCAAAGGTCCAACCTGGTGGGGGTCAAAGATGAGAAACCTTCCCAGTCGCCTGTCCTGCCCCCATCGCCCTTCAGTCCTGTAATGCGTCAGGATGCACACAAAACTGACATCAAACACA GATTAGACTCAAAGTCGCTGGATAATTCTCGAGCTAGTTCCCGCCTCACAGACTCCCCATTGCCCCCCCACTCCCAGCAAGAGATGAAAATCAAACAAGAGCCCAAAACTCCCATTGCTGCCAAGAAGACACAG GACGTGAAGTTAAAGAACATGGGTTCCTGGGCGAGTCTGGCTCAGCGGTCCCAGTCCACGCCGGCCTCCTCTGTGCGCTCCTCCAGTGACAGCTTCGAACAGTTCAAACGAGCCGccaaggagaaggaggagagagagagactgctGAAAGCACAAGCTGAGCAGGCCAGGAGAGAGCAGGAGAAACTACG CCGCGACGACGATGACACCATGGAGCATGCCCGTCGAGCTCATGAAGACACCCGCCGTCGCCAGGAGCAACAGTCGCCACTTGCTCCCACGCCTCCTGCTTCTACCCCACCCACTCACTCTCCACAGGCTCTGCCCCCTCCACAACAAGCTCCAACTCCGCCCTCCTCTGCTTCACAGAACGCCCTCGACCAGAGGGAGCTGGCACGCCGCCGTGAGCAGGAGAGGCGTCGGAGAGAGGCG
- the LOC121508004 gene encoding bromodomain-containing protein 4-like isoform X4, with protein sequence MGDGLEAGSSQNPPSPQPPLPFNPPPPETWNPSRPKRQTNQLQFLLKEVLKTLWKHNFAWPFQTPVDAVKLNLPDYYKIIKTPMDMGTIKKRLENNYYWNAQECIQDFNTMFTNCYIYNKPGDDIVLMAKTLEKVFLHKITEMPQEEKEIAVVSKGRRGGRREAALISKSDSGQDSSSPSTTPHTRGFSSPATTPQSRTVPAAPGPPALTQPLAQPMTQPMTQPMTQPMTQPMTQPMTQPMTQPMTQPMTQPMTQPMTQSMTQPLAQVQPPRVPPTPASHAPHLGPSFPLSTPDVLAQGMTSVIPPASHPGLHQAPMLQSSPALVKQRKSQKRKADTTTPTANDQLSESSPVSAEMRPRRESSRPSKQPKKEASQPDSQHHLGGTLETAGTVMQKRQDQLRFCARLVKEMLSKKHVAYAWPFYKPVDAKALGLHDYHDIIKHPMDLSTIKKKLDSRQYRDAQEFAADVRLMFSNCYKYNPPDHDVVNMARKLQDVFEMRFAKMPDEPEEPVPVPTPSTALHPAPSTRQAPPPSAASEDDSSSSSESESSAGDSEHERQQRLAELQEQLKAVHEQLAALSQPQASKPKKKEKKKEKHKKKMTADEPLESSPLQTSKKNKSSKEPLVAKKERKKAGKKEGVKNSRPAVPAPPGPTPLVPSAALEAEDDVDVFGAGSTDRSKPMSYEEKRQLSLDINKLPGDKLGRVVHIIQTREPSLKNSNPDEIEIDFETLKPSTLRELEKYVSSCLKKKKKPSEKPSEMTNMTKLKTESSSSGSSDSSDSEDSENGLVPKQQKKNSTNKDTKRPPHQALNSGAGPVAPQPQIQPQAAQAKPPFVPPPPVSVPVPSLDSQLLSPGFDPLAHFMNPHMTQSNAEPNTNITPAGAPVMTGPLNTNAPTNQTPAETHPFLNQHPIIPSPGVYAAKTTIHNALPQQPSRPSNRAAPLPPKISQPPPSTLPSLPPSSSPHLQPSLPLSLPQPVPRPRVPSPPSHGILGTLSAQPPQALLEDDEEPTPPSSEIPPLSQVHTFLQSLQSRPSAQTSHTLTHSPVQSASQLMQSMNSQAVPTSSPALTQRHGSGHSHMRQPFPHTNTSTQQQKGVALQQKVHQMQQHQQQLSPRSKAEPFVAGLRESPSPLMMHSPQMPQFHTMGQQSPLQTKKHEQRSNLVGVKDEKPSQSPVLPPSPFSPVMRQDAHKTDIKHRLDSKSLDNSRASSRLTDSPLPPHSQQEMKIKQEPKTPIAAKKTQDVKLKNMGSWASLAQRSQSTPASSVRSSSDSFEQFKRAAKEKEERERLLKAQAEQARREQEKLRRDDDDTMEHARRAHEDTRRRQEQQSPLAPTPPASTPPTHSPQALPPPQQAPTPPSSASQNALDQRELARRREQERRRREAVDTIDINFQSDLMAIFEENLF encoded by the exons ATGGGAGACGGACTGGAGGCAGGCAGCAGCCAGAACCCTCCCTCTCCCCAACCCCCCTTACCCTTCAACCCCCCACCTCCTGAAACATGGAACCCCTCTAGACCCAAACGACAGACCAACCAGTTACAG TTCCTGCTCAAAGAAGTGTTGAAGACTTTATGGAAACACAACTTTGCATGGCCCTTCCAGACTCCTGTAGACGCCGTGAAACTCAATTTGCCT GACTACTACAAGATCATCAAGACCCCAATGGACATGGGCACAATAAAAAAACGACTAGAAAACAACTACTACTGGAACGCCCAGGAGTGCATCCAAGACTTCAACACAATGTTCACAAACTGCTACATCTACAACAAG CCAGGGGATGACATCGTTCTGATGGCCAAAACCTTGGAGAAAGTCTTCCTCCATAAGATCACAGAGATGCcacaggaggagaaggagatcGCCGTGGTCAGCAAGGGACGCCGAGGGGGCCGACGGGAGGCGG CTCTGATATCCAAGTCTGATTCAGGACAAGATTCATCTTCACCTTCCACCACCCCCCACACGCGAGGCTTCTCGTCCCCTGCAACAACCCCACAGAGCCGCACTGTACCTGCTGCTCCAGGCCCTCCTGCCCTGACCCAGCCCCTGGCCCAGCCCATGACCCAGCCCATGACCCAGCCCATGACCCAGCCCATGACCCAGCCCATGACCCAGCCCATGACCCAGCCCATGACCCAGCCCATGACCCAGCCCATGACACAACCCATGACACAACCCATGACCCAGTCCATGACACAGCCCCTGGCCCAAGTTCAGCCCCCACGCGTGCCTCCTACACCTGCCTCCCATGCACCCCATCTAGGACCCTCTTTTCCCCTCTCCACCCCTGACGTCCTGGCACAAGGAATGACGTCTGTTATCCCTCCGGCCTCACACCCAGGCCTCCATCAGGCCCCGATGCTGCAGAGCTCCCCTGCACTCGTTAAG CAAAGGAAGAGCCAGAAGAGGAAAGCTGACACCACCACACCCACGGCAAACGACCAACTTAGCGAATCATCTCCTGTCTCAGCTGAGATGCGGCCACGCAGAGAGAGCAGTCGCCCATCCAAACAACCCAAAAAAGAAGCATCACAGCCAGACTCACAGCACCATTTAGGTGGCACCTTGGAGACTGCAGGGACAGTGATGCAGAAACGTCAGGATCAGCTGCGTTTCTGCGCACGCCTGGTCAAAGAGATGCTTTCCAAGAAGCACGTAGCATACGCCTGGCCTTTCTATAAGCCCGTGGATGCTAAAGCTCTGGGTCTCCACGACtaccatgacatcatcaaacaCCCAATGGACCTTAGCACTATCAAG AAAAAGTTGGACAGCAGACAGTACAGAGATGCTCAAGAATTTGCAGCAGACGTCCGGTTGATGTTCTCCAACTGTTACAAGTACAATCCTCCTGACCATGACGTGGTCAACATGGCACGCAAACTACAG GATGTGTTTGAGATGCGTTTTGCCAAAATGCCTGATGAACCAGAGGAGCCCGTCCCTGTTCCCACCCCATCAACGGCCCTCCACCCTGCCCCCTCCACTCGACAAGCCCCGCCTCCTTCTGCTGCTTCTGAGGACGACAGCTCCAGTTCCTCTGAATCGGAGTCCTCGGCAGGAGACTCAGAGCACGAAAGACAGCAGCGATTGGCTGAGTTACAGGAACAG CTTAAAGCTGTACACGAGCAGCTGGCAGCACTTTCCCAACCCCAAGCCAGTAAACccaaaaagaaagagaagaagaaagaaaagcacAAGAAGAAGATGACAGCAGATGAGCCTTTGGAAAGCTCTCCTCTTCAGACttctaagaaaaacaaaagtagcAAAGAGCCATTAGTTGCAAAGAAGGAACGGAAAAAAGCTGG GAAGAAAGAAGGAGTCAAAAATAGCCGCCCAGCTGTGCCTGCTCCGCCTGGACCGACCCCTCTCGTGCCCTCAGCTGCTCTGGAGGCAGAGGATGACGTAG ATGTTTTCGGGGCAGGGTCTACAGACAGGAGCAAGCCGATGTCGTACGAGGAAAAACGCCAACTGAGCCTGGACATCAACAAGCTGCCCGGTGACAAACTGGGCCGCGTCGTGCACATAATCCAGACACGTGAGCCATCACTGAAGAACTCCAACCCCGACGAAATAGAGATAGACTTTGAGACGCTGAAGCCTTCTACGCTGAGAGAGCTGGAGAAATATGTCTCCAGCTgtctgaagaagaagaagaaaccgTCAG AGAAGCCTTCAGAAATGACAAACATGACGAAATTAAAGACAGAATCCTCATCTTCTGGCAGCAGCGACTCCTCTGATAGTGAAGACTCTGAGAATG GGCTGGTTCCcaagcagcagaagaagaactCGACTAACAAAGACACCAAAAGACCGCCCCACCAGGCACTCAATAGCGGAGCAGGCCCGGTCGCTCCTCAACCTCAGATTCAGCCTCAGGCGGCCCAGGCCAAACCACCATTTGTCCCGCCTCCCCCGGTCTCTGTCCCTGTCCCGTCACTGGACTCCCAGCTGCTGAGTCCTGGATTTGACCCTCTGGCTCACTTCATGAACCCTCACATGACGCAGTCGAACGCAGAGCCAAACACAAACATTACCCCTGCTGGTGCCCCTGTCATGACCGGCCCCCTCAACACAAACGCGCCAACAAACCAGACGCCCGCTGAGACGCACCCTTTCCTCAACCAGCATCCCATCATACCTTCCCCAGGTGTGTACGCTGCAAAAACAA CGATCCACAACGCTCTGCCCCAACAACCGTCAAGACCCAGCAACCGAGCAGCGCCACTTCCTCCTAAAATCTCCCAGCCTCCCCCATCCACACTCCCCTCTCTGCCTCCCTCATCCTCACCCCACCTTCAGCCCTCGCTTCCACTTTCACTGCCCCAGCCTGTCCCCCGCCCCCGCGTCCCGTCACCCCCTTCGCACGGCATCTTGGGTACCCTTTCCGCACAACCGCCCCAAGCTCTGCTGGAGGACGATGAGGAACCAACGCCCCCTAGTTCTGAAATCCCGCCCCTCAGTCAGGTTCACACCTTCCTGCAGTCGCTCCAGTCTCGACCCTCGGCACAGACGtcacacacgctcacacattCGCCCGTTCAGAGCGCCTCTCAGCTCATGCAGTCGATGAACTCACAGGCTGTGCCCACTTCAAGCCCCGCCCTGACACAGAGACACGGCTCGGGCCACTCTCACATGAGACAGCCGTTCCCACATACGAACACTTCAACGCAGCAGCAGAAGGGGGTCGCCCTGCAGCAGAAGGTGCATCAGATGCAGCAACACCAACAGCAGCTGTCACCACGCAGCAAAGCTGAGCCTTTTGTAGCCG GTCTGCGTGAGAGCCCGTCTCCCCTCATGATGCACTCTCCTCAGATGCCTCAGTTCCACACAATGGGACAGCAGTCGCCCTTGCAGACCAAGAAACAT GAGCAAAGGTCCAACCTGGTGGGGGTCAAAGATGAGAAACCTTCCCAGTCGCCTGTCCTGCCCCCATCGCCCTTCAGTCCTGTAATGCGTCAGGATGCACACAAAACTGACATCAAACACA GATTAGACTCAAAGTCGCTGGATAATTCTCGAGCTAGTTCCCGCCTCACAGACTCCCCATTGCCCCCCCACTCCCAGCAAGAGATGAAAATCAAACAAGAGCCCAAAACTCCCATTGCTGCCAAGAAGACACAG GACGTGAAGTTAAAGAACATGGGTTCCTGGGCGAGTCTGGCTCAGCGGTCCCAGTCCACGCCGGCCTCCTCTGTGCGCTCCTCCAGTGACAGCTTCGAACAGTTCAAACGAGCCGccaaggagaaggaggagagagagagactgctGAAAGCACAAGCTGAGCAGGCCAGGAGAGAGCAGGAGAAACTACG CCGCGACGACGATGACACCATGGAGCATGCCCGTCGAGCTCATGAAGACACCCGCCGTCGCCAGGAGCAACAGTCGCCACTTGCTCCCACGCCTCCTGCTTCTACCCCACCCACTCACTCTCCACAGGCTCTGCCCCCTCCACAACAAGCTCCAACTCCGCCCTCCTCTGCTTCACAGAACGCCCTCGACCAGAGGGAGCTGGCACGCCGCCGTGAGCAGGAGAGGCGTCGGAGAGAGGCG